The stretch of DNA TTTGCTCTCCCCGCACTTGCTGGTACTTCCTTATATACCGCCATTTATGGAAGATCTTTCTCTCCTATGACCGGTGGTTTTAAAGGTGAAGTTTCTCAGGTTACCCAAGAGGACTTAGAAAAAGCTGAAAATGTTTTAGCTGAGGAATTAAAAAAAGAAAGTAGAGATTTTTTAAAATCAACTCTTTCTACAGATTTTGTTTTATTAGATGAGACAATATCTCAGGAGATTGTAGAGATTGATAGCTCAGTAGAAGCTGGGGCTGGAGTTGAATCATTTAATCTCCAAATTAAGGTTAAATCAGAGGGACCGGGATTTAAGAAATCAGACATAAAAAATTTTGTTAAAAATTGTATTAGTTTAGATATTCCTGAGGGTAAAAAAATTCAAGAAGAGAGTTTAGAAATCAATTATTTTCTTTTAGAGCAAAAGATTGATGAAGAGAGCGAGCCCTCACACCCAAATTTTGGTAGTGAGGGCAAGATTGTTTTAAATTTAGAAATTAAAGCTAAAATCTATTCAGACATTGATTTAACCAAACTTAAAAAAGCTCTTTTAGGGAAGTCCCTTAAAGAAGCAGAAGTATTTTTAAAAGATCTGCCCCAAGTAACTAAAGTTGAGATAAAATCCTGGCCGTTTTTAAAGAAAAAAATTCCAGAAGATATTAATAAAGTTGAAATAAGGTTAAGGATTGACTAATTAAAAAAACTTTGCTATATTAAACAATTATCTAAATGGCGAAAAATAATAAAAAGGTTTATCGGAAAACTGGTGTTGTCTTAGAGGCCTTACCTAGTCTTAATTTTCGAGTAAGGTTGGATGATGGAGAAGAAATAATTGCTCACCTTGCTGGCAAACTGAGAATTCATCGGATTAAGGTTTTACCAGGGGACCAAGTGACTTTAGAAATGACCCCTTATGACGAAAAACGGGGAAGGATAGTGTACCGCGGCAAGTAGATATTAGGTGTTAGATATTAGATGTTAGATTCTTTTTTTCTTTTATCCAATATCCAATATCTAAAATCCAATTATGAAAGTTAGACCCTCAGTAAAAAAAATCTGTAGACATTGTAAAATCGTCCGGAGAAAAGGACGAGTTTATGTTATTTGTAAAAAGAACCCAAAACATAAGCAACGCCAAGGATAATATGCCACGTATTGCTGGGGTTAATATCCCAAAAGAAAAACAAATAGAGATCGCTTTAACTTATATATATGGTATAGGTCGGTCTTTGAGTAGGAGAATTTTAACTGAAGCAGGCATTAATCCTAATTGCCGGGCTTCTGAATTAAAAACTGAAGAAATCAATAAACTTAAAGACATAATTGAAAAGAAATATAAAATTGAAGGAGGGCTCAGAAGAAAAGTAATGGTGGATATTAAAAGATTACGGGATATTGGCTGTTGGCGGGGAATTCGTCACATTAAAGGACTGCCAATTAGAGGTCAAAGAACTCGAACTAATACCAGGACTGTTCGGGGAAATGTCAGGAAGACAGTGGGATCTGGAAAAAGACCAGCTCCAGAACCCAAGTAAATCATTTTAACATCTTAACGTTTAAGCATTTAAACATTTTGAATTTTATTTTTGTTAATATATTAATATGTTTAAATGTTAGTATGATTTTGTGGGAAAGAAGCGTATCGTAAAAAAAACTGAAGAGGAACTTCTTAAAGAGAGAGAAAAAGTAGAGGCAGGGATGAGAAAAGAGATTAAGGTAAAAGCTCCTCTCAGGACAAAAGAGGGCAGAATTTATATTTCTTCTTCTTACAATAATACCTTGATTACTTTGACTGATCTTCACGGTAATGTTTTAACTTGGACCAGCGCAGGGGCGATTGGCTTTAAAGGAACAAAAAAAGCTACTCCTTTTGCTGCTTCAAAAGTAGCAGAAGGGATATGTTTGACAGCTAAAAAATTAGGAATTCAAAGAGTATCAGTTTTGGTAAAGGGAATTGGCTCTGGTCGGGAGTCAGCTATTAGGTCATTAGCTACTCATGGCTTAGATATTATTTCCATTACGGATGTTACTCCAATACCTCACAATGGTTGCAGACCACCCAAGGTTCGAAGGGTTTAAGGCACAAATGTGATATGCAGGATTCAAAATGTAAAATTTGTCGGCGGCTCGGGGTGAAACTTTTTCTAAAGGGCGATAGATGTTTATCACCAAAATGTTCAATGGTAAAAAGACCTTATCCTCCGGGAGAAAAAGGCAAGAAGAGAACTAGGGCTCTTTCTGAATATGGAAAAGAATTAAAAGAAAAGCAAAAACTAAAATATTGGTATAATCTAAATGAAAGGCAATTTAGAAAATATGTAAAAGAAGTTCTTGCAAAACGAGGAAAAGTAGAAGATGCCGGGGCTTTACTGATAAAAAAGTTAGAGAGCCGTTTAGATAATGTGATTTTTCGAATGGGGTTTGTTTCTTCACGCGTTCAGGCTCGGCAAGTTGTCAGTCATGGTCATTTTTTGGTTAATGGGAAAAAAGTTAATATCCCAGCTTATCAAGTAAAAAGGGGAGATAAGATTACTTTACGTTCTAGGTCTCCTAAAAAAACTATTTTTCAAAACCTTCCTACAACCCTAAAAAAACATAAACCCCCTTCTTGGATTGAACTTAATATTGAAAAATTAGAGGGAAAGATTATTAGCCAACCTAACTTGGAAGAAGCAATTCCGCCAGCTGAAATTTCCACCATTTTTGAATTTTATTCACGGTAAAAAACCTGAAACCTGAAACCTGAAGCCCGGAGCCTGAAACATTTTTAGAAGTTTCAAGTTTCAAGTTTCAAGTTTCAAGAAATTATGATTCTCTTACCAAAACAACCTAAAATTATTAGCAAAAAAGAGAACTGGGCTCGTTTTGAAATTGAAGCCCTATATCCTGGATATGGAGTAACAATTGGCAATTCTTTGAGAAGAGTTTTACTTTCTTCTTTACCAGGGGTAGCTGTTACTCAGACGAAAATTAAGGGGATTCAACACGAATTTTCAGTAATACCGGGTGTCTTGGAAGACGTGATTACTATTGTAATGAACTTAAAACAATTGAGATTTAAAATGTATACTGATGAGCCTCAGAAAGTAACCTTAAAAATTAAAGGCGAGAAAAAAGTGAAGGGTTCTGATTTTAAATTCCCCAGTCAGGTTGAATTAGTAAACAAATCCTGCTATCTTGCTACTTTAACTAATAAAAAAGCAGAACTGGGGATGGAGATTCAAGTTGAAAGAGGTGTTGGATATGAACCAGTTGAACGAAGAAAAAAGCAAGGGAAGTTGGAAGTTGGAGTAATTTCTATTGATGCCATTTTTACTCCTGTTAAAAGAGTAAGTTATAAAGTGGAAAATATGCGAGTAGGGGAAAGGACTGATTTTGATAGATTGTATTTAGATATTGAAACCGATGGAACAGTTACTCCCGAAGAGGCATTTTTTCAGGCCTCAGAAATTTTAGTAAAACACTTTTCTTTATTTGCAGAAATCTCTAAAGCCTTGGCAGGAAAGAGAGTTTCCGAAGAAAAGGCTCCTAAAAAGAAACCCGTTCTTGCTAAACGCGGGCCTACGGCAGCCAAAAAGAAGCAGAAAGAGTCGAAGAAAAAATCAAAGAAACCCGCCTCCGCCAAGAAAGCTTCAGCCGTCGGCTCGACGAAGTCGGCGCGTAAAAAATCAAAGTAATATGCGGAAACTTAAACAAGGAAGGAAACTCTCAAAAAAACGTAACCAACGTAAAGCTCTTCTGAAGGCATTGGCAAGTGCGCTTTTTTTGAATGAGAAAATAAGAACTACTGAAGCTAAAGCCAAGGAGGTTTCTAGGTTTGCTGAAAAATGTATAACCCGAGCAAAAAAAGGAGATTTAGCTTCCAGAAGAATTTTAGCAAAATATTTCGCAAAGCCATTAGTTAAAAAATTAGCTGATGAAATTGGACCAAGATATAAAAAGAGAAAAGGAGGGTATACGAGGATAATTAAGCTGGGTCCAAGAAAGTCAGACGGAGCAAAGATGGCGATAATTGAACTAGTGAAATAAATTTATGGAACGTAAAACTCATACAATTGATGCTACAAACAAGGTATTAGGTAGATTAGCTACAGAAATTGCTGTTTTACTTCGTGGCAAGAATAAACCCGACTTTGCCCCTAACAAAGATATGGGAGATTTTGTTACTGTCAGGAATTTTAGTAAAATCAGAATAACTGGTAAGAAGTTTGGGCAGAAAATTTATTACCGCCACACAGGGTATTTAGGAGGATTGAAGGAAGTTCCATTAAAAAAACTTTTTAAAAAAGATCCTTCCAAAGTTTTAAAAAAAGCAGTTTTCGGAATGCTGCCTAAGAATAAATTACGAGCAAGACAAATTAAAAGACTAAGAATCTATGGCAACAACTAAGAAGACAACAACTAAAAAAGTTAAGAAAGCAAAAAAGGTAGGGAAGAAAACAACTACTAAAAAAAAGGTCACAAAAAAAGAAATTAAGAAACCGAGATCTAAGCCAGCTCGCTATTTTGAGGCAGTTGGC from Patescibacteria group bacterium encodes:
- the infA gene encoding translation initiation factor IF-1 translates to MAKNNKKVYRKTGVVLEALPSLNFRVRLDDGEEIIAHLAGKLRIHRIKVLPGDQVTLEMTPYDEKRGRIVYRGK
- the rpmJ gene encoding 50S ribosomal protein L36, translated to MKVRPSVKKICRHCKIVRRKGRVYVICKKNPKHKQRQG
- the rpsM gene encoding 30S ribosomal protein S13, with the protein product MPRIAGVNIPKEKQIEIALTYIYGIGRSLSRRILTEAGINPNCRASELKTEEINKLKDIIEKKYKIEGGLRRKVMVDIKRLRDIGCWRGIRHIKGLPIRGQRTRTNTRTVRGNVRKTVGSGKRPAPEPK
- the rpsK gene encoding 30S ribosomal protein S11 — its product is MRKEIKVKAPLRTKEGRIYISSSYNNTLITLTDLHGNVLTWTSAGAIGFKGTKKATPFAASKVAEGICLTAKKLGIQRVSVLVKGIGSGRESAIRSLATHGLDIISITDVTPIPHNGCRPPKVRRV
- the rpsD gene encoding 30S ribosomal protein S4, coding for MQDSKCKICRRLGVKLFLKGDRCLSPKCSMVKRPYPPGEKGKKRTRALSEYGKELKEKQKLKYWYNLNERQFRKYVKEVLAKRGKVEDAGALLIKKLESRLDNVIFRMGFVSSRVQARQVVSHGHFLVNGKKVNIPAYQVKRGDKITLRSRSPKKTIFQNLPTTLKKHKPPSWIELNIEKLEGKIISQPNLEEAIPPAEISTIFEFYSR
- a CDS encoding DNA-directed RNA polymerase subunit alpha, which codes for MILLPKQPKIISKKENWARFEIEALYPGYGVTIGNSLRRVLLSSLPGVAVTQTKIKGIQHEFSVIPGVLEDVITIVMNLKQLRFKMYTDEPQKVTLKIKGEKKVKGSDFKFPSQVELVNKSCYLATLTNKKAELGMEIQVERGVGYEPVERRKKQGKLEVGVISIDAIFTPVKRVSYKVENMRVGERTDFDRLYLDIETDGTVTPEEAFFQASEILVKHFSLFAEISKALAGKRVSEEKAPKKKPVLAKRGPTAAKKKQKESKKKSKKPASAKKASAVGSTKSARKKSK
- the rplQ gene encoding 50S ribosomal protein L17, coding for MRKLKQGRKLSKKRNQRKALLKALASALFLNEKIRTTEAKAKEVSRFAEKCITRAKKGDLASRRILAKYFAKPLVKKLADEIGPRYKKRKGGYTRIIKLGPRKSDGAKMAIIELVK
- the rplM gene encoding 50S ribosomal protein L13, which gives rise to MERKTHTIDATNKVLGRLATEIAVLLRGKNKPDFAPNKDMGDFVTVRNFSKIRITGKKFGQKIYYRHTGYLGGLKEVPLKKLFKKDPSKVLKKAVFGMLPKNKLRARQIKRLRIYGNN